The Desulfuromonadales bacterium sequence AGGACCCGGCTGTTGGAATCTCCGGGCCGGTTGAAGCCGCGCACCCCCAGTGCCTCGTTGGTTCGCTCGAAGGAGAGGTGAAAGCTGCGCAGGCTGCGCAGCAGGTCGGCGAGGGTGCGATAGCCGTATCGCCTGATTTCCTCGGCGGTGACGATACTGACGGCCGAAGGGGCTTCAGTGACCTTCTGCTCGTATTTCGAGGCGCTGAAGACCGAGG is a genomic window containing:
- a CDS encoding TonB-dependent receptor plug domain-containing protein, with the protein product MTKRHRYHRPWCALLIIIGLLTPSPPAIAASSPPPGEEAILFQEIPSVFSASKYEQKVTEAPSAVSIVTAEEIRRYGYRTLADLLRSLRSFHLSFERTNEALGVRGFNRPGDSNSRVL